One genomic region from Arthrobacter sp. FB24 encodes:
- a CDS encoding ATP-dependent DNA ligase — protein sequence MAGSRERVRIQGRELVVTNLDKVMYPETGTTKADVLAYYTAVAPVLVPAAVNRPATRKRWVNGVGTAEAPGEMFFQKNLEDSTPGWIPRASIRHKERTNQYPLVNDAATLIWLAQMGSLEIHVPQWRVDPHGNPMNPDRLVLDLDPGEGAGLAECAEVARLARAILRDVGLDPIPVTSGSKGVHLYAGLDGTQSSDQISEFAHELARALESDHPDLAVSDMKKTLRTGKVLVDWSQNNAAKTTIVPYSLRGRLRPTVAAPRTWRELASPKLKQLDYREVMRRVKDGKDPFAPVSAGGSHVRGHPGGGGSAAGPRDSTTADGGSTDPRLEKYRSMRDPEGTPEPFSADRHGADPNAGTIRERFVIQEHHASRLHYDFRLERDGVLVSWALPKGVPTSGTQNHLAVQTEDHPMDYLDFEGTIPKGQYGAGNVTIWDHGYYECDKWIAGKEVIATLTGADGGGLGGTRKFALIRTSRDSDTSKSPEQAQWLIHLMDRKGHAPAATGTPPATGGPAEAAKQDEPPPDLSPAPDFLPMMASAGTPADLRGLDWQFELKWDGIRALIIGDADRIRLISRNGNDMTASYPELTDRSCWPEQSFTADGEIVAVGPSGRPDFGLLQTRMKLTKAADVAKARAATPVRLMVFDLLSDAGEDLRRMPLRRRRARLEQLDWPDGCPVHLSEVLDHEVEHILESARELGLEGIMAKRLDGRYVSGERSRSWLKLKFERTQEVVVGGWRPGKGSRQGSVGSLLVGIPDGAKLRYVGRVGSGFSDRELKELRLQVDTLSRKTSPFTEVPAADASDAHWVAPGLVGEVTFGEWTGGGKLRHPVWRGWRLDKNADDVVAESG from the coding sequence TTGGCCGGCAGTAGGGAACGTGTCCGGATCCAGGGCCGCGAACTGGTGGTCACCAACCTGGACAAGGTGATGTACCCGGAGACCGGCACCACCAAGGCGGACGTCCTGGCGTACTACACCGCCGTAGCGCCGGTTCTTGTCCCCGCCGCGGTGAACCGGCCCGCCACCCGCAAGCGCTGGGTCAACGGGGTGGGCACCGCGGAGGCACCGGGCGAAATGTTTTTCCAGAAGAACCTGGAGGACTCCACGCCCGGCTGGATTCCGCGAGCCTCGATCCGGCACAAGGAGCGCACCAATCAGTACCCGCTGGTCAACGACGCCGCCACCCTGATCTGGCTGGCCCAGATGGGTTCGCTGGAAATCCACGTCCCGCAGTGGCGCGTGGACCCGCACGGCAATCCCATGAACCCGGACCGGCTGGTGCTGGACCTTGACCCCGGCGAGGGCGCCGGGCTGGCCGAGTGCGCCGAAGTGGCACGGTTGGCCCGCGCCATCCTGAGGGACGTTGGCCTGGATCCTATCCCGGTGACCAGCGGCAGCAAGGGCGTCCACCTCTACGCCGGCCTCGACGGCACACAGAGCTCGGACCAGATCTCCGAGTTCGCCCACGAACTTGCCCGCGCCCTGGAATCGGACCACCCGGACCTGGCTGTCAGCGACATGAAGAAGACCCTCCGCACAGGCAAGGTTCTGGTGGACTGGAGCCAGAACAACGCGGCGAAGACCACTATCGTCCCGTACTCCCTTCGCGGCCGGCTCCGCCCCACTGTGGCGGCCCCCAGGACGTGGCGTGAGTTGGCCTCCCCCAAGCTGAAGCAACTGGACTACCGGGAGGTCATGCGGCGGGTCAAGGACGGCAAGGATCCGTTCGCGCCGGTCTCCGCGGGCGGCAGCCACGTGCGGGGCCATCCCGGCGGCGGGGGCTCCGCCGCCGGGCCCCGCGACAGTACAACTGCCGACGGCGGCAGCACGGACCCGAGGCTGGAAAAGTACCGCTCCATGCGGGATCCGGAAGGGACCCCCGAACCGTTCAGCGCCGACCGTCACGGGGCTGACCCCAACGCCGGCACCATCAGGGAGCGGTTTGTGATCCAGGAGCACCACGCCAGCCGGCTGCATTACGACTTCCGGCTGGAGCGGGACGGCGTGCTGGTGTCCTGGGCGCTTCCGAAAGGCGTACCAACCTCAGGGACGCAGAACCACCTTGCAGTCCAGACCGAAGACCACCCCATGGACTACCTCGATTTCGAGGGCACCATCCCCAAAGGCCAGTACGGCGCAGGGAACGTCACCATCTGGGACCACGGCTACTACGAATGCGACAAATGGATCGCAGGCAAGGAAGTCATCGCAACCCTCACGGGGGCGGACGGCGGCGGCCTTGGCGGGACCCGGAAGTTCGCACTGATCCGGACCAGCCGGGACAGCGACACCTCGAAATCGCCGGAGCAGGCCCAGTGGCTCATCCATCTGATGGACCGCAAAGGGCACGCGCCGGCAGCCACAGGCACTCCCCCGGCCACAGGTGGCCCCGCAGAGGCAGCGAAGCAGGACGAGCCGCCGCCGGACCTCTCGCCGGCGCCGGATTTCCTGCCAATGATGGCCAGCGCCGGGACCCCGGCCGACCTCCGCGGCTTGGACTGGCAGTTCGAACTGAAATGGGACGGTATCCGTGCGCTCATCATCGGCGACGCCGACCGGATCCGGCTCATCAGCCGTAACGGCAATGACATGACCGCAAGCTACCCGGAACTGACGGACCGCAGCTGCTGGCCGGAGCAGAGCTTCACCGCCGACGGCGAGATCGTCGCCGTCGGACCTTCCGGGCGGCCCGATTTCGGGCTGCTACAGACGCGGATGAAACTGACCAAAGCGGCCGACGTCGCCAAAGCGCGGGCAGCGACTCCGGTCCGGCTCATGGTGTTCGACCTGCTGTCCGACGCAGGCGAGGACCTCCGCAGGATGCCCCTCCGGAGGCGCCGGGCACGTTTGGAGCAGTTGGATTGGCCGGACGGCTGCCCCGTGCACCTGTCCGAAGTCCTGGACCACGAGGTGGAGCACATCCTCGAGAGCGCCAGGGAACTTGGCCTCGAAGGAATCATGGCCAAGCGCCTTGACGGCCGATATGTAAGCGGCGAGCGCAGCAGGTCCTGGCTGAAGCTGAAGTTCGAGCGCACCCAGGAAGTGGTGGTGGGCGGCTGGCGCCCCGGCAAGGGGTCCAGGCAAGGCTCCGTGGGGTCATTGCTGGTGGGCATCCCCGATGGCGCCAAGCTGCGGTACGTGGGACGCGTGGGCAGCGGATTCAGCGACCGGGAACTGAAGGAACTGCGGCTGCAGGTGGACACGCTGTCCAGGAAGACCTCACCCTTCACCGAAGTTCCCGCTGCCGACGCCTCCGATGCCCACTGGGTGGCTCCCGGACTGGTGGGCGAAGTTACCTTCGGGGAATGGACCGGCGGCGGGAAACTAAGGCACCCGGTATGGCGCGGCTGGCGCCTGGACAAGAACGCCGACGACGTCGTGGCGGAATCCGGATGA
- a CDS encoding MFS transporter, which produces MPKDRSMTDSSAGVNNARGTDNILPEGVAPQGAKKPRLLPRRRLKVSDVNVVNKPMLKKALGGTIVGNTMEWYDVGVFGYLITTMGPVFLPESDPSTQTLFLLGTFAATFIARPLGGVIFGWFGDKVGRQKVLAATLMLMAASTFAIGLLPGYAQIGLWAAGLLVLLKIVQGFSTGGEYAGATTFVSEYAPDKRRGFFASFLDLGSYLGFAIGAALVSALQLTMGQAAMEEWGWRIPFLLAGPLGLIAVYFRSKIEESPQFQATLDAQEELSKDAAKSSDAASKSPVGVVKANWRPIIVAMILVAAANTAGYALTSYMPTYLTDAKGYDPVHGTLLTIPVLVVMSLCIPLTGKLSDRIGRRPVLWIGAVSTIVLATPAFLLIGVGEIWSTLAGLALIAFPVTFYVANLASALPAQFPTASRYSAMGIAYNFSVAIFGGTTPFIVAALIKATGNDMMPAYYLMATSAVGAVAIYFLKESANRPLPGSMPSVDTQAEAHELVATQDENPLIDLDDMPFEDELRETEKVPARA; this is translated from the coding sequence ATGCCCAAAGACCGAAGCATGACCGACTCTTCAGCAGGCGTGAACAACGCCCGCGGAACCGACAATATTTTGCCTGAGGGCGTTGCGCCCCAGGGCGCCAAGAAGCCGAGGCTGCTGCCTCGCCGCAGGCTCAAAGTCTCCGACGTCAACGTCGTCAACAAGCCGATGCTCAAAAAAGCACTCGGCGGAACCATCGTGGGTAACACCATGGAGTGGTACGACGTCGGCGTGTTCGGCTACCTGATCACCACCATGGGTCCGGTGTTCCTGCCGGAGTCCGACCCGTCCACGCAGACGCTGTTCCTGCTGGGCACGTTTGCCGCCACATTCATCGCCCGTCCTCTTGGCGGCGTGATCTTCGGCTGGTTCGGTGACAAGGTTGGCCGCCAGAAGGTCCTGGCAGCAACCCTGATGCTGATGGCGGCCAGTACGTTCGCCATCGGCCTTCTCCCCGGCTACGCCCAGATCGGTTTGTGGGCGGCCGGATTGCTGGTGCTGCTGAAAATCGTGCAGGGCTTCTCCACCGGCGGCGAGTACGCCGGAGCCACCACCTTCGTGAGCGAGTACGCTCCGGACAAGCGCCGCGGCTTCTTCGCCAGCTTCCTTGACCTGGGAAGCTACCTCGGCTTTGCAATCGGTGCCGCCCTCGTTTCAGCCCTGCAGCTGACCATGGGCCAGGCTGCGATGGAAGAGTGGGGCTGGCGCATCCCGTTCCTGCTCGCCGGTCCCCTGGGCCTCATCGCGGTCTACTTCCGGAGCAAGATCGAGGAATCCCCGCAGTTCCAGGCCACCCTGGACGCGCAGGAAGAACTCAGCAAGGACGCTGCCAAGTCCTCCGACGCTGCTTCCAAGAGCCCGGTGGGCGTTGTCAAGGCCAACTGGCGGCCCATTATTGTGGCCATGATCCTTGTGGCTGCGGCCAACACCGCCGGCTACGCGCTGACCTCCTACATGCCGACGTACCTCACGGATGCCAAGGGTTACGACCCTGTCCACGGCACGCTGCTGACCATCCCGGTGTTGGTCGTCATGAGCCTGTGCATTCCGCTGACTGGAAAGCTTTCGGACCGCATCGGACGCCGCCCGGTCCTGTGGATCGGTGCCGTGAGCACCATCGTGCTGGCCACCCCCGCCTTCCTGCTCATTGGCGTTGGCGAGATCTGGTCGACCCTGGCCGGCCTGGCACTGATCGCCTTCCCCGTCACGTTCTATGTGGCCAACCTGGCCTCGGCCCTGCCCGCGCAGTTCCCGACGGCCAGCCGGTACAGCGCCATGGGTATCGCCTACAACTTCTCGGTAGCGATTTTCGGCGGCACCACGCCTTTCATCGTGGCGGCGCTGATCAAGGCGACCGGCAACGACATGATGCCCGCGTACTACCTGATGGCTACATCAGCCGTTGGCGCAGTGGCCATCTACTTCCTGAAGGAATCCGCCAACCGTCCGCTGCCCGGCTCCATGCCTAGCGTGGACACCCAGGCGGAGGCCCACGAGCTGGTGGCCACCCAGGACGAGAACCCCCTGATCGACCTGGACGACATGCCGTTTGAGGATGAGCTGCGGGAAACCGAAAAGGTTCCTGCGAGGGCCTGA
- a CDS encoding FUSC family protein yields MARTLRRHLRDLHSLGPANSDHLSALRVAVSVAVPSLVLLVFGRPELIIYAVFGALTGMYGRSEPHQLRLRHQAQAALVLVSGVGVGIFLSVNHLHSWWLVGVEAVLAGVGSVFSDRVNLKPNGPFFGILALGACASVPTTVPWFAALLIAAASASFSILIGFGGWVRGRRWQPGAARAAAPLRGVRRYAAMIHAARYVLAVGTAGAIGVLSGSGHPHWAMAAAAVPLAGADLPSSVHRGLHRMMGTFLGLVVVAVVLLPEPWAPLTLFPGAEAAVLAFLVIIFQFTTELFMTRHYGLAMVSFTPVILLMTQLAAPADPYVLITERAVETVVGAVIGILVIVLVRRRRRTS; encoded by the coding sequence ATGGCCCGCACCCTCAGGCGGCATCTCCGCGACCTGCACAGCCTCGGTCCGGCCAATAGTGATCACCTGTCCGCCCTCCGCGTTGCCGTGAGCGTGGCAGTGCCCTCGCTGGTCCTGCTGGTATTCGGGCGGCCGGAGCTGATCATCTATGCCGTGTTCGGCGCCCTGACCGGAATGTACGGGCGTTCGGAGCCGCACCAGCTCCGCCTCCGGCACCAGGCCCAGGCCGCACTGGTCCTGGTGAGCGGGGTTGGCGTTGGCATCTTCCTGTCCGTCAACCACCTGCATTCATGGTGGCTCGTGGGGGTGGAAGCGGTCCTGGCCGGCGTCGGTTCGGTTTTCTCAGACAGAGTGAACCTGAAGCCCAACGGCCCCTTCTTCGGCATCCTTGCGCTGGGTGCGTGCGCCTCAGTGCCCACAACGGTTCCCTGGTTTGCGGCGCTCCTCATCGCCGCCGCCTCCGCGTCGTTTTCAATCCTCATCGGCTTTGGCGGCTGGGTGCGGGGCCGGAGGTGGCAGCCGGGAGCGGCCCGGGCCGCGGCACCCCTGCGGGGAGTGCGGCGCTACGCTGCGATGATCCACGCTGCGCGGTATGTGCTGGCGGTCGGAACTGCCGGCGCCATCGGAGTACTCAGCGGCAGCGGCCACCCGCACTGGGCCATGGCCGCCGCAGCTGTTCCCCTCGCCGGAGCCGACCTGCCCAGCAGCGTGCACCGCGGCCTCCACCGCATGATGGGGACGTTCCTCGGACTGGTGGTGGTCGCCGTCGTACTTCTTCCAGAGCCGTGGGCGCCGCTGACGCTCTTTCCGGGGGCGGAAGCGGCAGTGCTGGCCTTCCTGGTCATCATCTTCCAGTTCACGACTGAACTTTTCATGACGCGGCACTACGGCCTGGCCATGGTGTCCTTCACGCCTGTGATCCTGCTGATGACACAGCTTGCAGCCCCGGCCGACCCCTACGTCCTCATCACGGAACGTGCCGTGGAAACGGTCGTGGGGGCGGTGATCGGCATCCTGGTCATCGTGCTGGTCCGGCGCCGCCGCCGGACAAGCTAA